From one Triticum urartu cultivar G1812 chromosome 3, Tu2.1, whole genome shotgun sequence genomic stretch:
- the LOC125545493 gene encoding uncharacterized protein LOC125545493 — translation MRQVLAAMDEGNSNITKMLESLLAKMDEQKAVHDKQIEIQAAFNAQISQDVRGLSRQIDLTQADVDATRKTVEGSASPSGSITTVLHQPAAPQQPPPPPPPPPHTPRVATEQGCLATAHARLGGHRPPLIPVPPQGRFATPVVAPSPTAGHYGNDYHKPPKHDFPRFDGSAPYLWLDHCLAYFELYKVAPQNWVATVALYIEGQAAHWLQAFRQTHRGITWEVFTFVVLEEFGADEFEVVMHKLLQLRQTATVAEYRAAFDEQMYHLLALDPSINTKFFVTQFVLGLKDELRAPVRLQAPSSITRASVLACIQEEELGTTRVRPRITPAGRPPPAAAPPQPRAAAPNRAPTDDYARERQLRDYRRANNLCFKCGDRYSREHRCAQPAQLLTISVGDHGRCSLTTPSTRCNSSTTPDRSRSRQLLLGMLPSAASSRRTLWTARTRRRRSACAHWWAIRSCYFSLIRAARTASSTDPSSIVSGWRQKKCRGWTCASPTVTVSPATASSPSSSGGCRGIRSPHRCASWTLARTMAFWAWTGLPNTAP, via the coding sequence ATGCGTCAGGTACTGGCCGCCATGGACGAGGGCAACAGCAACATCACCAAGATGCTCGAGTCCCTCCTCGCCAAGATGGACGAGCAGAAGGCGGTCCACGACAAGCAGATCGAGATTCAGGCCGCCTTCAACGCGCAGATCTCGCAGGACGTGCGTGGCCTCTCCAGGCAGATCGATCTGACACAGGCCGACGTCGACGCGACTCGCAAGACGGTGGAAGGCTCAGCATCGCCGTCGGGGTCGATCACCACCGTGCTGCACCAACCCGCCGCTCCGCAACAACCCCCACcaccgcccccgccgcctccacACACGCCGCGCGTGGCCACCGAACAGGGCTGCCTGGCGACCGCCCACGCGCGTCTCGGGGGCCATCGACCCCCGCTGATTCCCGTGCCTCCACAGGGCAGATTCGCGACCCCGGTCGTCGCTCCCTCCCCAACAGCGGGCCACTACGGCAATGACTACCACAAGCCACCGAAGCACGACTTCCCCCGATTCGACGGCTCCGCTCCATACCTGTGGCTAGATCACTGCCTGGCGTACTTCGAGCTCTACAAGGTCGCACCACAGAACTGGGTGGCCACCGTGGCGCTGTATATCGAAGGCCAAGCAGCGCACTGGCTGCAAGCATTTCGTCAAACACATCGCGGCATCACCTGGGAGGTCTTCACGTTCGTCGTGCTCGAGGAGTTCGGTGCCGACGAGTTCGAGGTGGTCATGCACAAGCTGCTCCAACTCCGGCAAACCGCCACGGTTGCCGAGTACCGCGCGGCGTTCGACGAGCAAATGTACCACCTGCTCGCGCTCGATCCGTCCATCAACACCAAGTTCTTCGTCACCCAGTTCGTCTTGGGCCTGAAGGACGAGCTACGCGCCCCGGTTCGTCTGCAGGCGCCCTCAAGCATCACCAGGGCGTCGGTGTTGGCGTGTATTCAAGAGGAGGAACTGGGCACGACGCGCGTGCGCCCACGCATCACACCAGCGGGGCGACCCCCACCGGCGGCGGCTCCACCACAACCCCGGGCGGCCGCACCCAACCGCGCCCCCACGGACGACTACGCGCGCGAGCGGCAACTCCGTGACTATCGCCGTGCCAATAATTTGTGTTTCAAGTGCGGCGACCGATACTCGCGGGAGCACCGGTGTGCGCAGCCTGCCCAGCTGCTCACCATCAGCGTCGGCGATCACGGCAGGTGCTCTCTGACGACACCATCCACGCGCTGCAACTCCTCGACAACCCCAGACCGGTCGCGCAGCCGCCAGCTCCTGCTGGGGATGCTCCCGAGTGCTGCCTCCTCTCGTCGCACGCTCTGGACGGCACGGACTCGGCGACGACGATCCGCCTGCGCGCACTGGTGGGCAATCAGGTCATGCTACTTCTCCTTGAttcgagcagctcgcacagcttCGTCAACAGATCCTTCGTCGATCGTCTCGGGCTGGCGACAGAAGAAATGCCGCGGGTGGACGTGCGCGTCGCCAACGGTGACCGTCTCTCCTGCAACCGCATCGTCCCCGAGCTCAAGTGGTGGATGCAGGGGCATACGTTCGCCACACCGATGCGCGAGCTGGACATTGGCGCGTACGATGGCATTCTGGGCATGGACTGGCTTGCCCAACACAGCCCCATGA